The Paenibacillus sp. MBLB1832 genome has a window encoding:
- a CDS encoding urease accessory protein UreD, which produces MPRLTGEISAQFEVRGGLTQLVHTYHASPLKIAKTFRYDNETSNDSAQSLEQLGVYMMDCSPGLMSGDHYDINVRLEEGARVFLTNQSFTKVHPALDREGGTQHQHLQVGKDALLEYMPEPIMLYKDANLAAETEVRLAQGATLFFSDILCPGRTQRGELFQYECYVNRMKVWYEEELIFYQCQRIEPAVMTLSAPGSWESETHLGNLYIFSDRLTSTHLEALLVSLEESGEITPSIRVGASLTYKHGLVVTVMGRHAWELQALITKAWQRIRHHLLALTPLLINK; this is translated from the coding sequence ATGCCTAGGCTGACAGGGGAGATTTCCGCGCAATTCGAGGTGCGCGGCGGCTTGACTCAGCTCGTTCACACGTATCACGCGTCCCCACTCAAAATCGCCAAGACGTTTCGTTACGACAACGAAACGTCCAATGACAGCGCCCAATCCCTAGAGCAATTGGGCGTCTATATGATGGATTGCTCGCCTGGACTCATGTCCGGCGATCACTATGACATTAACGTGCGCCTTGAAGAGGGCGCACGTGTTTTTCTAACGAACCAATCGTTCACGAAGGTTCATCCCGCTCTAGATCGAGAAGGCGGCACGCAGCATCAACACCTGCAAGTGGGGAAAGACGCACTGCTGGAATATATGCCAGAGCCGATCATGCTGTATAAGGATGCGAATTTGGCAGCCGAGACGGAGGTGAGGTTGGCACAGGGAGCGACGCTCTTTTTCTCCGACATTCTCTGTCCAGGCCGGACACAGCGCGGAGAATTGTTTCAGTATGAGTGTTATGTGAACCGCATGAAAGTGTGGTACGAAGAAGAACTCATCTTCTACCAGTGTCAACGAATCGAGCCAGCGGTAATGACGTTGTCAGCTCCTGGAAGTTGGGAAAGCGAGACACATCTCGGCAATCTGTACATTTTTTCGGATCGCCTCACGTCAACTCATCTGGAAGCGCTTCTTGTGAGCCTGGAGGAAAGTGGCGAAATCACGCCTTCGATCCGTGTTGGAGCGAGCTTGACCTATAAGCATGGGCTTGTCGTTACCGTCATGGGTCGGCATGCTTGGGAGCTGCAGGCGCTCATCACGAAAGCTTGGCAGCGCATCCGCCATCATTTATTAGCGTTAACACCGCTGCTTATTAATAAGTAA
- a CDS encoding SCO family protein has product MGTFFEKNWFKLALGVILIAMIASFAYKLSVNGNGNSDERLTAMKAAPAFQLQDLDGKTVTSESMDGKVRLVYFFYSYCPDVCLPTSFLLSQVQDELKKKDLLGAKAEIISITVDPVRDTAQVLKDFGNRFESKPIPGGWTFLRGEEAKIHKLAEDFGIMVIKEKDGNFSHSNAILLVDKKGQLRNYYDASRPELDAAHIVKDVVTLSKEK; this is encoded by the coding sequence ATGGGCACGTTTTTCGAGAAAAATTGGTTTAAATTAGCGCTTGGCGTCATATTAATCGCCATGATTGCATCGTTTGCTTATAAATTGTCGGTGAACGGGAACGGAAACTCTGACGAACGATTAACCGCAATGAAGGCGGCGCCCGCTTTTCAATTGCAAGATTTAGATGGCAAAACGGTAACGTCCGAAAGCATGGATGGCAAAGTACGCTTGGTGTATTTCTTCTATTCCTATTGTCCAGATGTTTGCTTGCCGACGAGCTTCTTGCTCTCCCAAGTACAGGATGAATTGAAGAAGAAGGATTTGCTTGGGGCAAAAGCGGAAATTATTTCGATCACAGTTGATCCCGTGCGAGATACGGCCCAAGTGCTGAAAGATTTCGGCAATCGTTTTGAGTCGAAGCCGATTCCGGGAGGATGGACGTTCCTGAGGGGCGAAGAAGCGAAGATCCATAAGCTTGCTGAAGACTTCGGGATTATGGTGATCAAAGAGAAGGATGGCAATTTCTCGCATTCTAATGCGATACTACTTGTCGATAAAAAAGGGCAACTCCGTAACTATTACGATGCTAGCCGACCAGAATTGGATGCAGCTCATATCGTGAAGGACGTAGTCACCCTCTCGAAAGAGAAATAA
- the ureG gene encoding urease accessory protein UreG: MCQGKGHHHHDQWEKPAGDRSRPMRIGIGGPVGSGKTALVERLARRLNNRYSIAVITNDIYTKEDARILISSEALPEERIIGVETGGCPHTAIREDASMNFEAIEELENRFEHLDMIFIESGGDNLAAAFSPELVDRFIYIIDVAQGEKIPRKGGPGIMRSDMLIINKIDLAPFVGASLEVMDSDTKKMRGDRPYIFSNLMGGTGLDDIVSWVETEFSHA, from the coding sequence ATGTGTCAAGGTAAAGGTCATCATCATCACGATCAATGGGAGAAACCAGCGGGGGATCGCAGTCGTCCAATGCGGATTGGGATCGGGGGTCCTGTCGGTTCAGGCAAAACAGCGCTCGTTGAGCGCTTAGCACGTCGATTAAATAACCGCTATAGTATCGCGGTAATTACGAACGATATTTATACGAAGGAAGATGCGCGTATTCTGATTAGTTCTGAGGCGCTGCCAGAGGAGCGGATCATTGGCGTGGAGACAGGCGGCTGCCCGCATACCGCCATTCGGGAGGATGCTTCGATGAATTTCGAAGCGATTGAAGAGCTGGAGAATCGATTCGAGCACCTCGATATGATTTTCATTGAAAGCGGCGGCGATAATTTGGCTGCGGCTTTCAGCCCTGAGCTTGTCGACCGCTTCATCTATATTATTGACGTGGCGCAAGGGGAGAAGATCCCTCGCAAAGGAGGGCCAGGCATCATGCGCTCCGACATGCTGATCATTAACAAAATCGATCTAGCCCCTTTCGTAGGCGCTAGCCTGGAAGTCATGGATTCGGATACGAAGAAGATGCGCGGCGATCGCCCTTACATTTTCTCGAATCTCATGGGCGGCACCGGGCTGGACGATATCGTCAGCTGGGTTGAAACGGAGTTCAGCCATGCCTAG
- a CDS encoding urease accessory protein UreF, translating to MTVYFNRSIGTEDPTGVNKMSLTKSNKAREVAEPSIEALIRQAPLSAPNNHWLAYQQLLDSALPIGGFSHSFGLETLVQQERLTTLSELEAYIRGMLAHNWASSDVMVIKALYTLIPRHNLAGLWELNKMLHVQRVGSESRSGVQKMGRRLLGLARAMYPDLNWEPLEDAIRTSRCSANHPIVHGWVSYHLGVSLEQAAEGYLYTCVMTCINSALRLMSIGQTQGQTLLAKLIPVIGQEWQRVAQMDPLDAYTNSPAADLAMMQHETLYSRLFMS from the coding sequence ATGACCGTTTATTTCAATCGTTCTATTGGCACTGAAGACCCGACTGGGGTGAACAAAATGAGTCTTACAAAGTCAAACAAAGCTCGTGAGGTAGCTGAACCGAGCATCGAGGCACTTATCCGACAAGCTCCTCTATCGGCGCCAAACAACCATTGGCTTGCCTATCAGCAGCTTCTGGATTCGGCTCTCCCCATTGGTGGGTTCTCCCATTCTTTCGGATTGGAAACCCTTGTTCAACAAGAGAGACTAACAACTCTTTCGGAGCTGGAAGCTTATATTCGAGGGATGCTTGCACACAACTGGGCTTCCTCGGATGTGATGGTGATCAAAGCGTTGTATACGCTGATTCCACGCCATAATTTAGCGGGGTTATGGGAGCTCAATAAGATGCTTCATGTACAGCGAGTAGGAAGTGAATCGCGCAGCGGCGTTCAGAAAATGGGACGCAGACTGCTTGGGCTCGCACGAGCGATGTATCCTGATCTGAATTGGGAGCCTCTTGAGGATGCGATTCGAACGAGTCGCTGCAGTGCGAATCATCCGATTGTGCACGGATGGGTGAGCTATCATCTTGGAGTTTCCCTGGAGCAGGCAGCCGAAGGCTACTTATATACATGCGTCATGACCTGTATAAACAGTGCTTTGCGGTTAATGTCCATCGGTCAAACGCAAGGACAGACATTACTTGCGAAGCTGATTCCAGTCATCGGTCAGGAGTGGCAGCGCGTCGCGCAGATGGATCCGTTGGATGCGTACACGAATTCACCAGCGGCAGATTTGGCGATGATGCAGCACGAAACATTGTATTCAAGATTATTTATGTCCTAA
- a CDS encoding MFS transporter yields MRTALWLYLFMFVAFFDLHAQYPILSPFALSLGAAPSFIGLIMGVYSITHLPGNLMAGYGVDKYGSKMFIVFSLIVAGIILLFQSNVKDPWHLLYIRSISGFVLAFLSPACLSLLARIAKDRIHQSKLMAGNGLVHTLASVVSPAAGAVLVAKIGFTTAFTVLGWVLIITGVLAIFGVREGQLVADKGKKSAFLDPHGHNHAQPSNEIPETVSIPWLFFLIPMALSCSQGILFFELPLMKSARESILTSGVFFTVVSLGALLSISLWFLNKISPFLRTICGSIGLAAIFFGLAIGWPIPLTVSLFLIGMAKGVIYPALAALLASITSSSRYGRMFSLLSISYSVGAFIGPMMAGQLRDHISSYFIAFFILMLALSLLPLRSFKSSITTT; encoded by the coding sequence ATGCGAACAGCCCTATGGTTGTACTTATTTATGTTTGTTGCTTTCTTTGACCTGCACGCGCAATACCCGATTCTATCCCCTTTCGCCCTCTCTTTGGGAGCAGCTCCCTCGTTCATCGGGCTCATTATGGGTGTATATTCCATTACGCATTTACCTGGTAATCTCATGGCCGGTTATGGCGTGGACAAATACGGCAGCAAAATGTTCATCGTCTTTAGCTTGATTGTAGCAGGGATCATCTTACTATTTCAATCAAACGTCAAAGATCCATGGCACCTGCTCTACATCCGATCCATAAGCGGATTCGTGCTAGCTTTCTTGTCGCCCGCTTGTTTAAGCTTGCTTGCACGTATCGCGAAGGATCGCATTCATCAAAGCAAGCTCATGGCAGGTAATGGCCTCGTACACACACTCGCCTCTGTTGTTTCACCTGCGGCTGGCGCCGTTCTGGTCGCAAAAATAGGGTTCACAACCGCCTTCACCGTGCTCGGCTGGGTTCTCATCATCACGGGAGTACTGGCGATCTTCGGTGTCAGGGAGGGGCAATTAGTGGCAGACAAAGGTAAAAAATCCGCTTTTCTGGATCCCCACGGCCATAATCACGCTCAACCGAGTAACGAAATTCCAGAGACCGTCTCCATCCCCTGGCTATTTTTCCTGATTCCCATGGCACTCTCTTGCTCACAAGGGATTCTTTTCTTCGAGCTCCCACTGATGAAATCTGCACGTGAATCGATTCTCACCTCCGGTGTCTTCTTCACGGTAGTTAGTCTCGGGGCACTGCTCAGTATCTCGTTGTGGTTTCTCAATAAAATTTCTCCGTTCCTGCGTACCATCTGCGGAAGTATTGGTTTGGCTGCGATTTTCTTCGGCTTAGCTATTGGGTGGCCGATACCGCTCACTGTGTCTCTGTTCTTAATCGGTATGGCCAAAGGCGTCATCTACCCCGCACTTGCAGCGCTGCTAGCGAGTATCACAAGCAGTTCCCGCTATGGGCGCATGTTTTCATTGCTTTCGATTTCCTACTCGGTCGGCGCCTTCATCGGACCTATGATGGCAGGTCAACTTCGCGATCATATCTCATCCTATTTCATCGCCTTTTTCATTCTAATGCTCGCCCTTTCCTTACTGCCGCTCCGATCGTTCAAATCATCTATTACGACGACTTGA
- the cyoE gene encoding heme o synthase — protein MDNGVTYETVSNGSSQESVGSHAIEGAKGQAEPVTLKEFYRLVKPGIIYSNLMTAFAGYWVAARWDVDWLHLIMTMLGTALVMAGGTVLNNYLDREMDAKMERTQNRALPSGRLSANLVLWYGIILGTIGLGVLYFGAHSPLATLIGLLGLFLYVWLYTAWFKRTSVWSTFVGAFSGATPPVIGYCAVSGTVDLGAILIFAFLFLWQPPHFWALGIRRMEEYRAAGFPLLPVVKGSYVTKISMVRYVVLLVPVTVMLSAYGYVGYIFLFVSTILGLTWVFMSIKGFKATGEAEIVWAKRMFLFSLLYLTLLSILMVIDTVKI, from the coding sequence ATGGATAATGGAGTCACATATGAAACGGTTTCAAATGGCTCGTCCCAAGAGTCCGTTGGATCCCATGCCATAGAAGGTGCCAAGGGTCAGGCAGAGCCTGTAACCTTGAAAGAATTTTATCGCTTAGTGAAGCCAGGTATTATCTACTCCAACCTGATGACAGCTTTTGCTGGCTACTGGGTTGCAGCGCGTTGGGATGTAGATTGGCTTCATCTGATCATGACGATGCTGGGTACTGCACTTGTTATGGCAGGCGGCACGGTGCTGAACAACTACTTGGATCGTGAAATGGATGCGAAGATGGAACGTACGCAGAATCGGGCGCTTCCAAGCGGACGACTAAGTGCAAATCTCGTGCTATGGTACGGTATTATTTTAGGGACAATCGGGTTGGGTGTGCTCTACTTCGGGGCGCATTCACCGCTGGCGACATTAATCGGTCTGTTGGGATTGTTTCTGTACGTTTGGCTGTATACCGCTTGGTTCAAGAGAACGTCCGTCTGGAGTACCTTCGTCGGGGCATTCTCAGGGGCAACGCCGCCAGTGATCGGGTATTGCGCAGTTAGCGGAACCGTAGATTTGGGTGCAATTTTGATTTTTGCGTTCTTATTCTTATGGCAGCCGCCGCACTTCTGGGCATTGGGCATTCGCCGTATGGAAGAGTATCGCGCTGCAGGTTTTCCATTATTGCCTGTTGTAAAAGGATCCTACGTCACCAAAATCAGCATGGTTCGCTATGTGGTTTTGCTTGTTCCAGTCACAGTTATGCTATCCGCATACGGTTATGTCGGCTACATTTTCTTATTCGTTTCAACCATTCTAGGATTAACATGGGTGTTCATGAGTATCAAAGGCTTTAAAGCGACAGGGGAAGCGGAAATTGTTTGGGCGAAGCGCATGTTTTTATTCTCTCTCCTATATTTAACGCTGCTATCGATCCTCATGGTCATTGATACCGTGAAAATTTAG
- a CDS encoding toprim domain-containing protein encodes MSIAIIVEGKNDKSRIKHIVDETVSIHCTFGTPSSTTLEALRKKVGRLPVYIFTDNDASGKKIRSMLRDLFPDAEHIYTRKGYAGVEGTPEEYLIQQLEKAGLDAYIQYPAPNPAYE; translated from the coding sequence ATGTCCATCGCGATCATTGTGGAAGGTAAGAACGACAAAAGCCGCATCAAACACATCGTTGACGAAACCGTCAGCATTCATTGCACATTCGGTACGCCAAGTTCAACCACATTGGAAGCTTTACGTAAAAAAGTAGGCCGCCTGCCCGTCTATATTTTCACTGATAATGATGCCTCTGGTAAAAAAATACGATCAATGCTCCGCGATTTATTTCCTGACGCTGAGCATATCTACACGCGTAAAGGCTACGCTGGCGTGGAAGGAACACCCGAAGAATATCTCATTCAACAATTAGAAAAAGCAGGGCTGGACGCGTATATTCAATATCCCGCACCCAACCCTGCTTATGAATAA